CCTTAAGAACTCTCAAGACTTGATTAGCTAAGTACTTAGTCGGTACTACGTATATTACGGGTCTACTCTTAGAAGCCGTATAGAGAGAGTAGACCTGAAGTAACGTGGACTTACCTACTCCTGTAGGAGCTATCAAAGCGAAAGACTCTCCTGACAAGATCCTTTTAGTCCAAGTCTTCTGAATACTCCACAAGACTTTCCCGCCAGTAACGGTAGAGAAAAACTCGGTGAACCTACTTAACTCCTCTCTCAAGAGCTCCATATGTATTGAGTCATGACCTGAATTGAGTCTCGAGAACATTAAAGACTTCATTAACGTTAACTCAGACATGACAGTACTTAACATCATTTAGCCTGTTAATATTCTTCATATCCTGAATAACCTTAAAAACATGGAGTCATAATAATTAGGTAGGGCAGAATTGAGAACCCTCAGTAGTGACGAGGTGAGGGCAGCAGACATAAACTCAGTCTTCTGGGGCGTTAGCACGAGACTTCTCATGGAGAACGCGGGAGCAAGTATTGCGAGAGTGATTAAAGATTTAACTAGTAGTAAGCCGTGCAGAGTAGCCGTAGTCGCTGGTAGCGGCGGCAAGGCAGGAGATTCTTTCGTGGCGGCAAGACACCTAGCAGGAGAAGATTATGAGGTGCACGTTTACTTAGTCTCAAAAATCATAAGGCATGAGGACGCTAAAGAGAACCTAGAGATACTTAAGAATCAACATAACGTCTTAATTCACGACTATAAGGCTGGCATGCTCCTAGACTATGACGTGGTAGTTGACGGGCTTTTAGGGATAGGCGTGAGGGGAGCACCTAAGGATATCTATGCTGACGCAATAAAAACAATAAATAACTCTAGGGGAATTAAAGTAGCTATAGACGTGCCCTCAGGACTTGACCCAGACACGGGAGAAGCACCTGGAGACGTTGTTAGAGCTGATGTTACGATCACTTTAGTAGCTCCTAAGCCGGGTCTTCTTAAAGCGCCTGACGTAGTCGGCAAGCTAGTAGTAGCGAACATAGGTTTGCCACCTAACGCGTTAAGAGCCGTGGGCCCGGGTGACGTGGAGGTCTGGTTTAAGAAGAAAGACTTGAGAGCTAAGAAGGGCGATGGAGGCAGGATCCTAGTCATCACAGGTTCTAAGGAGTTCGTAGGTGCCCCGTGGTTGACCGCCTTAGGTGCTTGGGTTGCCGGCGCTGACCTAGTTTACCTGGCAGCACCAGAGTATGTGCTTAAGTCTAGATTCTCGCCTGAGGTGATAGGTCTGCCTCTTGAGGGCGACTACCTAACTGAAGACTCTCTTAAAGACGTCATGGGGATAATGAAGAAGGCCGACGTAATAGTCTCAGGCCCTGGTTTAGGCGTTAGAGAAGAGACTAGGAGATTTGTTAAGGCCTTACTGACTACAGCACGCGAGATTAGAAAACCTATAGTCTTAGATGCTGACGCTCTAAAACTGGCCAGCAAAGAGGACCTCACCGGAGTTGAGGTTCTTATGACTCCGCACTTAGGTGAAGCAGCCATACTCATCGGGGTTGAACCTAGTCACCTAATCTCAGAGGACACTCTAGAGACTAGGATTAGCGTAGCTAAGGATATAGTAGAGCGCTATAGAGCAACCCTAATTCTGAAGGGCTATGTAGACGTAATAATGTCGCCTGACGGCAACTTCAAGATACGTACTGGCATAGGCCACCAAGACATGAGTTGTGGGGGGACAGGCGACGTGTTAACAGGTCTAGCAGCTACATCACTTGCGAGAGCTAAAGACCCGTTTAGAGCAGCGTCTATAGCTGCCTTTGTCAATGCCGTTGCTGGCGAGCTGGCTTATTTAATTGATGGCAAGTCTTCGCCGATGAACATACTCAAATACATACCTCAGGTTCTTAAAGAGCCTCTAAAAACTGCCTTAAAAGTGAGGGAGTTGAGGAGTAGCTCAGATAATGTGAGGTGAGCTCGCGTGAGTAAGTATGTCTTCGTGACTGGCGGAGTTCTCTCGGGTCTAGGTAAGGGAGTTACAGCAGCTTCCATAGCTCTGCTGATTAAGTCTATGGGTTACTCAGTTACAGCGATTAAGATAGACCCCTACGTTAACGTGGACGCAGGTACTATGAATCCTTACATGCATGGTGAGGTTTTCGTGACTGAAGACGGGGGCGAGACAGACTTAGATATAGGGCATTACGAGAGATTCTTGGACATGAACCTGTCTAAAGACAATAACATCACTACCGGCAAGATATACAGTATAGTAATCGAGAAGGAGAGAAGAGGGGACTTCCTAGGTCAGACTGTCCAGATAATCCCTCACGTCACTGACGAAATAAAACGCCAGGTAGAGCTCGTTGCTAGGAAGTATAGTAGTGACGTAACTGTAGTGGAGATCGGGGGGACTGTAGGAGACATAGAGGGTCTTCCCTTCCTTGAGGCAGCGAGGCAGTTAAGGCTTGAGAGAGGTTCTGAGAATGTTCTCTTCACGCACGTAGTCTTAGTTCCTAGACTATCTACTTTAGGAGAGCTTAAGACAAAGCCTGCTCAGCATAGCATGCAGGAGCTACGTAGGATAGGTATTCAGCCCGACATACTAGTTGCTAGGTCTTCTATTCCCCTGACTGACGAGGCTCGAAGGAAGCTATCTCTATTCGGTAACTTACCACCGTCACATATATTCAGTAATCCTGACGTAGACGTAATTTATGAGGTTCCTTTGAGGCTTCACGCTCAGGGACTAACTAAGGTTTTGTCTGAGAAGCTAAAGCTTAACTACGTAGAGCCTGACTTAAGTCTTTGGGCAGAGTACGTAGAGAAGTTCAGAAACCCTAAACATAAGGTTAGGGTAGCTATGGTTGGTAAGTACACAAAGCTAACAGACAGCTACCTAAGTATTATTGAGGCACTAAAGCATTCAGGAGCCCTGCTCAGGACAAGACCTGAGTTTATTTGGGTTGAGGCTACAGACGTGGAGAAAGGAGTTCTCAATATTCGAGATATCGTGAGTTCGGTTGAAGGGGCAGTAATACTACCTGGATTTGGTGAGAGAGGGGTTGAAGGGAAGATCAACGCAATAAGAGTTCTTAGAGAGGCTGAAGTGCCTGTATTAGGGATATGTTTCGGACTTCAATTAATGGTTGTTGAATTTGCTAGGAATGTCCTTGGTCTGGCTAACGCACACACCACTGAAGTAGACCCTAATACGCCACACCCTGTAGTAGACTTACTTAGTTCCCAGAAAGGAAATATAGTCAAAGGCGGTACTATGAGGCTGGGCTCTACCGAAGTTAGGTTAGTTTCAGGCACGCTCGCTTGGAAGATTTACAACGGTTCAGAGACCGTGAGAGAGAGACACAGGCACAGATACCAAATAAACCCGGCTTACCTACGCGCGTTCGAGGAAAACGGCTTCGTAGTGAGTGGGTTTAGTTCTGAAGGATTTCCTGAGATAATGG
The genomic region above belongs to Zestosphaera sp. and contains:
- a CDS encoding NAD(P)H-hydrate dehydratase produces the protein MRTLSSDEVRAADINSVFWGVSTRLLMENAGASIARVIKDLTSSKPCRVAVVAGSGGKAGDSFVAARHLAGEDYEVHVYLVSKIIRHEDAKENLEILKNQHNVLIHDYKAGMLLDYDVVVDGLLGIGVRGAPKDIYADAIKTINNSRGIKVAIDVPSGLDPDTGEAPGDVVRADVTITLVAPKPGLLKAPDVVGKLVVANIGLPPNALRAVGPGDVEVWFKKKDLRAKKGDGGRILVITGSKEFVGAPWLTALGAWVAGADLVYLAAPEYVLKSRFSPEVIGLPLEGDYLTEDSLKDVMGIMKKADVIVSGPGLGVREETRRFVKALLTTAREIRKPIVLDADALKLASKEDLTGVEVLMTPHLGEAAILIGVEPSHLISEDTLETRISVAKDIVERYRATLILKGYVDVIMSPDGNFKIRTGIGHQDMSCGGTGDVLTGLAATSLARAKDPFRAASIAAFVNAVAGELAYLIDGKSSPMNILKYIPQVLKEPLKTALKVRELRSSSDNVR
- a CDS encoding CTP synthase, producing MSKYVFVTGGVLSGLGKGVTAASIALLIKSMGYSVTAIKIDPYVNVDAGTMNPYMHGEVFVTEDGGETDLDIGHYERFLDMNLSKDNNITTGKIYSIVIEKERRGDFLGQTVQIIPHVTDEIKRQVELVARKYSSDVTVVEIGGTVGDIEGLPFLEAARQLRLERGSENVLFTHVVLVPRLSTLGELKTKPAQHSMQELRRIGIQPDILVARSSIPLTDEARRKLSLFGNLPPSHIFSNPDVDVIYEVPLRLHAQGLTKVLSEKLKLNYVEPDLSLWAEYVEKFRNPKHKVRVAMVGKYTKLTDSYLSIIEALKHSGALLRTRPEFIWVEATDVEKGVLNIRDIVSSVEGAVILPGFGERGVEGKINAIRVLREAEVPVLGICFGLQLMVVEFARNVLGLANAHTTEVDPNTPHPVVDLLSSQKGNIVKGGTMRLGSTEVRLVSGTLAWKIYNGSETVRERHRHRYQINPAYLRAFEENGFVVSGFSSEGFPEIMELRNYRFYFGVQYHPEFKSRPLRPSPVFTAFINALLT